GTATTACATGCTACCGATGATTTACGGATTGATTGCCGGGGTTTTCTGGGGGTTTAACCCTGTGGTGATTAAAAAGTATGGGGAAGGATTGGATACTGTAACGGTTAACGGTGTCCGAGCTTTCTACGCCTTTCTACTTACATTGATTATCATGTTCGCAACGGCTTCCGCGTACGAGGCGGACTCTACAGGTTTACTTATAATATTTCTTAGTGCCTTATTCGGTCCATTTTTCGGCGATATTTTTTACGTAAAAGCCATTAGAGGCATAGGCGGCGGGAACGCTATAACCATAGGTTACATGTATGTTTTCGTGGCAGAATTCATCTCTATTTTATTTCTGGGCGAAGCCCTTGATATCCACATTTTGATAGGAACCCTGGTTGCGGTTTTCGGCATAGGCTTAATATACAGGGGTTATGGAAGCATCTCTAGCAGGAGGGAATACTTATCGGCTTTTCTTACAGCAGTTTTCTGGGGGTTAAGTACTATTTTCTCAAGGCTTGCCACATTGCACGGTGACCCTCTTTTACTAACCGTGGTGAGGAACTTGTGTGTTTTCATTCTAGCATCAAGTATTAGGGGGCCGCGTGTTGTTCGAGAATCATTTTCTCGAACAGGATTTATCATTGGCTTTTTGGCGGGAGGGTTAAGCTTTGGATTAGGAATGGCTTTGTTCATTAAAGCCTTAAGCATGGGAGGGGTCCAGGTTTCAACGCTTTCCACGTTAATAGCTCCTGTTGTTGGGAGGATACTCTCTATAATAGTCAATGGTGAGAAGCCTGGTTTAAACGGTATTGTTGGAACACTTGCCGTAGTTCTTGGATTAAGTATTGGTTTTCTGAAAACTATTTTTTAACCAACTTGAGCACGATATACTCTCTTTCACTATACTCTTGCCCTGTAATGGCTTCGTAATATCTCGGCTCTGCCAGGACTACCTGTCCTTCTCTCACCAAAACCTCGTAATGTTCTACTGCGAGGGTTTTCC
This is a stretch of genomic DNA from Thermosphaera aggregans DSM 11486. It encodes these proteins:
- a CDS encoding DMT family transporter; translation: MLPMIYGLIAGVFWGFNPVVIKKYGEGLDTVTVNGVRAFYAFLLTLIIMFATASAYEADSTGLLIIFLSALFGPFFGDIFYVKAIRGIGGGNAITIGYMYVFVAEFISILFLGEALDIHILIGTLVAVFGIGLIYRGYGSISSRREYLSAFLTAVFWGLSTIFSRLATLHGDPLLLTVVRNLCVFILASSIRGPRVVRESFSRTGFIIGFLAGGLSFGLGMALFIKALSMGGVQVSTLSTLIAPVVGRILSIIVNGEKPGLNGIVGTLAVVLGLSIGFLKTIF